A window from Melitaea cinxia chromosome 5, ilMelCinx1.1, whole genome shotgun sequence encodes these proteins:
- the LOC123654028 gene encoding uncharacterized protein LOC123654028 codes for MDKIKSTSWAEGEFEATEDPNISIVAEEVPTLTVATILGVAIVILIAIVVVFALGVLVDWRQQRLLNKKIGEVKRMKNHKRTNTYTESDVVSIATNMEEASMSTPPADALRNIP; via the exons ATGGACAAAATTAAAAGTACGAGTTGGGCAGAAG GAGAGTTCGAAGCAACGGAAGACCCGAATATATCGATCGTAGCCGAAGAAGTCCCGACTCTCACCGTGGCCACTATTCTTGGAGTCGCTATTGTTATCCTCATAGCTATTGTTGTAGTTTTCGCACTAGGAGTCCTCGTTGATTGGCGTCAGCA gcGGTTACTTAATAAGAAGATAGGCGAAGTTAAAAGAATGAAAAATCATAAAAGGACAAATACATACACCGAATCTGATGTGGTCAGCATAGCGACAAACATGGAGGAAGCAAGTATGAGCACGCCGCCTGCTGACGCTCTGAGAAATATACCATAG